CCGATTCTCAGCCGGCCAAGCCCGAGACACCAACGACGTACGATCCGCCCGAGACTGCCGACGACGGGACCGTGACGGCCGCCGCTGACGCGCTTGAACGTGCGGATCGGCCCGTGATTCTCGCCGGCGGCGGCGTGGTCAAGGGAGAGGCGACCGACGAGCTGCGCGGGTTCGCCCGCAAGTACGAGATTCCCGTCATCACGACGATGCCCGGACTGGGGACGTTCCCGGAGACCGACGACCTCTCGCTGGGGATGGCCGGGATGCACGGAACCGGCGCGGCGAACATGGCCGTCACGAACTGTGACGTGCTGCTGGGCGTCGGCACCCGTTTCGACGACCGACTGACCGGCGGCGTCGACACGTTCGCGCCCGACGCCGAGGTCATCCACGTCGAGATCGATCCCGCCGAGATTTCCAAGAACATCGAGGCGGACTATCCCCTGCTGGGTGATGCAAAGCGTGTCCTCGACCAATTAAACGACGCGATGACGGACGCTCCCGAGGTGGACCAGTGGCGCGAGCAGTGCCAGGCCTGGACCGAGGAGTATCCGCTGACCTACGAGACGCCCGACGACGAGCCGCTCAAACCCCAGTGCGTCGTCGAGACGTTCGACGAACTGGCCGACGACGATGCGATCGTCACGACCGGCGTCGGGCAACACCAGATGTGGGCGGCCCAGTTCTGGACCTACGAGTACCCGCGGACGTGGGTCTCTAGCAACGGGCTGGGGACGATGGGGTATGGCGTCCCCTCGGCCATCGGCGCGAAGACGGCTGCCCCGGACACGGAGGTCGTCGCCTTCGACGGGGACGGCTCCTTCCTGATGACGATACAGGAGCTGTCGGTCGCGGTCCGGGAGAACCTCGATATCACCTACGTCGTCCTCAACAACGAGGCGATCGGGATGGTCCGCCAGTGGCAGGACGGCTTCTACGAGGGTCGCCGGATGGCCTCCGAGTACCCCTGGGTGCCGGAGTTCGACAAACTCGCGGAAGCGTTCGGCGCACGCGGGTTCCGGATGGAATCCTATGAGGACGTCGAAGACGTGATCCAGCGAGCGCGGGCCTACGACGGGCCGGCCGTGATCGACGCGCTCATCGACCCCACCGAGAACGTCTTCCCGATGGTCCCCAGCGGCGGCGACAACGGACTGTTCGCCCTGAACGAAACGCAACTGTGAACTACCGCGCGCGGTGGCGCGGGGCATCCGTGTTTACTCTGGCACTGCTGAGGCAACGGACTTGAATTCACCTCGCGCTTGACTCTGCGAGTCTCGCGCCGACGGTCCGTGTCGGTCAACACCCGAACCCAAAGTGGGTCCCCTCGTAGCCGGCATCCCAGACCGCCGTGTCCAGCATGCAGGAGTTGCGCAGCAGCGACGACCGGAGGTACAGGAAGCCGATGTGGTCCTCGGGAATGCGATCCGGTCGGCGTATCGTATGACGTACCCGCCGGGTGAGAGCCGTAGACGCCGGCGTCGGCGTCGATCACCTCACACTCGTCGATCTCCTTGCCGTCGGTTCCGATCGTTCTAGCAGTGTGAGC
This window of the Halapricum desulfuricans genome carries:
- the ilvB gene encoding biosynthetic-type acetolactate synthase large subunit encodes the protein MSERTKVRDSEQAQRERQRQITTGAEAVVAALEQAGVEDMFGVAGGAIMPFYDALYDSEISHFTMVHEQGAAHAADAYGIVSGEPGVASATSGPGATNLITGIADASMDSDPIIALTGQVETDFVGNDAFQETDTTGITRPITKENYFAGDSDSVGDTVSEAFALSRAGRQGPTLVDLPKDTTVGETDSQPAKPETPTTYDPPETADDGTVTAAADALERADRPVILAGGGVVKGEATDELRGFARKYEIPVITTMPGLGTFPETDDLSLGMAGMHGTGAANMAVTNCDVLLGVGTRFDDRLTGGVDTFAPDAEVIHVEIDPAEISKNIEADYPLLGDAKRVLDQLNDAMTDAPEVDQWREQCQAWTEEYPLTYETPDDEPLKPQCVVETFDELADDDAIVTTGVGQHQMWAAQFWTYEYPRTWVSSNGLGTMGYGVPSAIGAKTAAPDTEVVAFDGDGSFLMTIQELSVAVRENLDITYVVLNNEAIGMVRQWQDGFYEGRRMASEYPWVPEFDKLAEAFGARGFRMESYEDVEDVIQRARAYDGPAVIDALIDPTENVFPMVPSGGDNGLFALNETQL